The genomic segment AACCAGCCGAGCAGGCCCCAGGGCGACGTGCCGAACCATTTGTCGGTGTAGTAGCCCAGAACGAGGCCAACGATGGTGTGGGCCACGAAGTTCGTGCCCATCACCGCCGCTTTCTCGATCCCTTCCCAGGTTCCCTTGTCCCTGTTCTTAAAGAACATCCGCTCTCCTCCGGCTCCCTGCCGGGCGACCGCGGCACTCGTGCATTGCTTCACAAGTCGGGCAGGACTAGCACACCGGCAAGCTTTCCGTCAACGAGCCAGCAGCCCGAAGCCGGGATTTTTCCGAGGTTTTTTACTGGCCCCGGCAGGAGCCCGCCGGAGCTTGTGACAACCGCCACAAAGTCCTAGGGCTGCACCTCGGCCTCGAATACCCTTGCGACGCCGTCGTAGCGTTCGATGGCCACCACCTTGAGCGGCGGTTCCTGGGGCTCCTCGAAGCCGATGCGCCCCGTCACCCCCACGAAGGCCCTCGTCTGGGCCAGGGCGCGGCGCAACTGCGCCGGCTCGTCCGACCCGGCCCTGGCCAGGGCGTCGGCCACCAGGGCCACGGCGTCGTGCCCCAGGGCCGCGAAGCCGCTCACGGGACGCGAGCCGTGGGCGCGGGTCCACGCCTCCACGAAGCGGCGCACCTCCGCGCGGGGGCTGTCGTAGGACACGTGGGTGGAAAAGAAAACCCCCGGCTTGGCCATCTCGCCCACCTGCTCCAGCAGCGGCGTGTCGAAGCCGTCGCCCGAGAACACCGGCCCCTTGAACCCGGCCTCACGCAGGGCCTTCACCGTGCGCGGGGCGTCCTCGGGCATGCCCGCCACGAATGCGCCCTGGCACGCGCCGTCCGCGAGGCACGCGGGCACGGGGCTGCCCAGAACGCCCCCCGGGGCGGCCCCGTAGCGCGCCTGGGCCGGAATGTCGCCGCCCAGGAGCTTGAACGACTTCACGAACGACCCCGCCAGCACCGTAGTGAAGGCGAAATCCCGGTTGGCCGTGAGCATCATGCTCGTGATGCCCTTGCGCCGCACCGCGAACTTGGCCAGGGCCTTGGCCTGGGCGTCGTCGCCGAAGCAGGCCATGAAGAAATAGGGACCCAGCGTCCGGGGCAGGGTGGGCAGCGTGGCCCCGGCCGTCACGAAGGGGACCTTGGCGAGCGTGACGGCCTCCCCAGCGGCCAGGGCGAAATCGGAGTCGTTGAGGCCCACCACGGCCGCAACGCCCAGGGCCGCCAGCTCCCTGGCGGCCTCGCGGCAGCGCTCCACGTCGGTGCCGCAGTCGCGCACTTCCAGCACGAGGGGGCGTCCCTTCACGCCGCCCTTGCTGTTCACGGCCTCGGCCGCCAGGCGCGCGCCTTCCAGGCCCGGCACGTCCAGTGAGGCCTGACTGCCCGTGAGGTTGTAGAGCACGCCCACCACCACCGGCTTCGCCGCCAGGGCCGGAGCCGCCCAAAGGGCCGCCGCAAGGATCATCGAGAGCACCGCGCGCACCGCGTCCTCCTCGCCCGTGCGTGCCGACCGCCGGGGCAGACTGTTCTCGCCCTTCTCCATGCCCGTTTCCCCGGGGCGGCGCAACGCCCGCGCTTGCCCTCGCGCCCGTTTCGGGGCAACAAGCAGCGAAACGTCTCACCCGGAGCCCACATGCCCCGCCTAGCCGCCTGCGCCGCGCTCTGCCTCCTGCTGGCAGCCTGCTCCTTCGGCCCCGCCAAGCTCCCCGCCACGCGCATGGACTACAACCTGGCCGTGGCCCGCTCCTCCAACGAGGAGATGCTGCTCAACCTCGTGCGCATGAAATATTTCGAGCAGCCGCTCTTCCTCCAGGTGGGCTCCATCGCCTCCAGCTTCAACTACACCGTCACCGCCGGAGCCACCGGCACCTTCCCGGACCAGCGCGACTTCCTGCGCGGCGTCTACTACAATTACGCCCCCACCTTCACCGGGCAGTACTCCGACTCCCCCACCGTCACCTACACGCCCTACCAGGGCCAGACCTACGCCCAGCAGTTCCTGGCCGAAGTGGACCTGGAGCGCTTCGTGGTGCTCTACCGCGCGGGCTGGGACATCGAATACCTCCTGCGGCTCCTGGTGAAGCGCATCGGCAGCCTGGACCACGCCTACGACGCCCGAACGGGCTTCGACCCGGCGGACCACGCCCGCTTCCTGGAGCTCACGCGGCTCATCGCCGCCATGGACGACCGGGGCGACCTGGACATCGTGACCGCCTCGCCGGGCAAGGACAAGCCCAACATCACCCTGATGACCCTGCGCTTCAAGGACGAGGCCGAGATCGAAACGCTGGCGGGGCTCATCGGCGTGCGGTTGCGGGCCGGGAGGACCGGCAAGGGCCACCTCGTGGCCAAGGCGCGCCTCGTGCCCGTGCGGGAGCGCGAGCTGGCCAGGGAGGAACAGGGCGACGGCGGAACGACGGCCCTGGCCTTCAGCCTGCGCAACTGCCTGCGGGCCATGGACGTGGCCGGGCAGGGCGTGGAGGTGCCCGCCGAACTGGCCGCGCGCAAGGCCGCCTTCGACCTGCGCCCACAGTTCGCCGACGTGATGGACGTGCGAGCCAGCCGCACGCGGCCCCTGGACGCCTACGTGAGCGTGAACCACGGCGGCTGGTGGTACTCCATCCGCGCCGAGGACACCCGCTCCAAGGAAGTGCTCCAGCTCATGCTGAACCTCTTCGCGCTGCAATCCGCCGACCCGCCCAAGAACACGCCGGTCTTGACCCTGCCCGTGGGCGGCAATTAGGGTGGCGGGATCGACACCGTGAAAGGACCTACCATGCTGGAACCCGATTTCGACAAAGCAGGCGGGCTCGTGCCCGTCATCGCCCAGGACGCCGCCTCGGGCGAAGTGCTCATGCTGGCCTACATGAACCGCCAAGCCTGGGAAGAGACCCTGCGCACCGGCGAAGTGCACTACTGGAGCCGCAGCCGGGGCAAGCTCTGGCACAAGGGCGGCACCTCCGGCCACGTGCAGCGCCTGAAGTCCCTGCGCCTGGACTGCGACCGCGACGCCGTGGTGGCCCTGGTGGAGCAGGTGGGCGGCGCGGCCTGCCACACGGGCTACCGCTCCTGCTTCTACCGCGAGATAGGCAGGGACGGAGCGGACGCCGAATGCTCGCCCAAGGTCTTCGACCCCGAGAAGGTCTACGGTCCGGGCGCGTGATGCTTGGCGCATCGCACCGCACGCGCTGGATCACCTCCGCCGTTGCCCTGCCCCTGCTGGCGGGCTGCATCTGGGCCGGGGGCGGCTGGATGTTCGCCCTGGCCCTGGCCGCCTCGCTGGCCGGGCTCTGGGAGTTCGCGGGCCTGTTCCCCGGCACGGGGTTCGCGGCGCGCGCCGCGTCCCTGGCGCTGGGCGCGCTCATGCTCTGGCTGGCCCGCCGCCACGGCCCCGGCGCGGCCCTTGCCGTGCCCCTGGCCGTGTTCTGGCTGGAGGAGTTCGCCCGGCTCTTCGGGCTCTTCAAGGGCGCTCCCCGCTGGTTTCTGCCCGCCGCTCTGCTCTACGTGCCCGGCAGCCTGCTCTTCCTCCCGGGCTTCGGCCCCGGCGAGACGGCCCTGGTGATCGCGGCGGTCATGGCCTGCGACACGGGGGCCTACTACGCCGGGTCGCTGATCGGCGGCCCCAAGATCTGGCCCTCGATCTCGCCCAGGAAGACCTGGGCGGGCAGCGCGGGCGGGCTGGCGGCCTGCATGGCCGTGTGCGCGGCCGCCGGAGCGCTCTGGGGCGCGGCCCCCGCGGGCGTCTACGCCCTGCTGGGCGCGGCCCTGGCCGTGGCCTCCCAGATGGGCGACTTCATGGAGTCCGCCATGAAGCGCGCGGCCGGTGTCAAGGACTCCGGCAACCTGCTGCCCGGGCACGGCGGCCTGCTGGACCGCGTGGACGGCCTGATCCCCGCGATCCTGGTCTACGCCCTGGCGCGCAACCTCACCCAGCTGCCATGATCGACTACATCTCGCCCCTGCCCAAGCCCTCCGACCTGCCGCCCTTCCCGCGCAGCCTCTGCGTGCTGGGCGCGACCGGCTCCATCGGCGAATCGGCCCTGGCCGTGGCGCGCGAGCACCCCGCCCAGTTCCGGGTGACGGCCCTGGCCGGGGCGCGCAACGTGGAGCTGCTGGCCCGCCAGGCCGCCGAGTTCCGCCCGCGCTTCCTGGCCGTGCTGGAGGAGGAGGGCGCGCGGGCGCTCAAGAGGCTCCTGCCCCCGGGCTACGCCCCGGAGATTCTCTGGGGGCCTGGGGCCTACGTCACCCTGGCGGCCCTGCCCGAGGTGCAGGTGGTGCTGGCGGCCATCGTGGGGGCGGCCGGGCTCGCGCCCACCCTGGCGGCGGCTCAGTCGGGCAAGATCATCGCCCTGGCCAACAAGGAATCCCTCGTGCTGGCCGGGCACCTCATCCGCCGGGCCTGCCGCGAGACCGGGGCCGTGGTCCTGCCCGTGGACTCCGAGCACAACGCGCTCTTCCAGTCCCTGGTCGGCCACCCCGGCGACGACGTGGACCACCTGATCCTCACCGCCTCGGGCGGCCCCTTCCGCGACTGGGCCTCCGAAGAGCTGGCCCGGGCCACCGCCGCCCAGGCCCTCAAGCACCCCAACTGGTCCATGGGAGCCAAGATCAGCATCGACTCGGCCACGCTCATGAACAAGGGGCTGGAGGTCATCGAGGCCTGCCGCCTCTACGGCCTGCCCCAGGAGCGCGTGAAGGTGCTGGTGCATCCGCAGTCCATCGTGCACTCCCTGGCGGCCTACCGCGACGGCTCCTTCCTGGCCCAGATGGGCCAGCCCGACATGCGCATCGCCATCGCCTACTGCCTGTGCTACCCGGTGCGCCTGCCCCTGAGCATCCCCCCGCTGGACCTGGCGGCCCTGGGCGCCCTGACCTTCCGCGAGCCCCGCCACGACGACTTCCCCTGCCTGGGCCTGGCCCGGCGCGCCGTGGACGAAGGCCCCGCGCACTGCACCGCTCTCAACGCCGCCAACGAGGTGGCCGTGGAGCGCTTTCTCCAGGGACGCATCGGCTTCCTGGACATCCCCCGGGCCGCGGCCTGGGCGCTGGACCGGCTCGCCCCCCTGGACGATCCGGATTTCATGACCATACTGGAGATCGACCGGGCCACCCGCCAGGCCGTGGCCGACTTCCTCACGGACACCACATGATCGACTTTCTGCTCAAGGCCGTCCATTTCGTCGTCGTCATCGGCGTGCTCATCTTCATCCACGAACTGGGGCATTTCCTGTTGGCCCGGTTCTTCGGCATGGGCGTGCGCGTGTTCTCCCTGGGCTTCGGCCCGAAGCTCCTGGCCTTCAGAGCCGGGCAGACCGAATACCGCGTCTGCGCCGTGCCCCTGGGCGGCTACGTCCAGCTGGTGGCCCAGGACTCCGAGGACGACGACACCACCGAAGGCTTCCCTCCGGACACATGGTTCGTGCGCCGCCCCTCCTGGCAGCGCATGCTCGTGGTGGCCGCCGGGCCGTTGTTCAACCTGGTGCTGGCCTGGGCGCTCTATGCGGGGCTCTACTACGCCAAC from the Fundidesulfovibrio magnetotacticus genome contains:
- the hisI gene encoding phosphoribosyl-AMP cyclohydrolase codes for the protein MLEPDFDKAGGLVPVIAQDAASGEVLMLAYMNRQAWEETLRTGEVHYWSRSRGKLWHKGGTSGHVQRLKSLRLDCDRDAVVALVEQVGGAACHTGYRSCFYREIGRDGADAECSPKVFDPEKVYGPGA
- the dxr gene encoding 1-deoxy-D-xylulose-5-phosphate reductoisomerase; amino-acid sequence: MIDYISPLPKPSDLPPFPRSLCVLGATGSIGESALAVAREHPAQFRVTALAGARNVELLARQAAEFRPRFLAVLEEEGARALKRLLPPGYAPEILWGPGAYVTLAALPEVQVVLAAIVGAAGLAPTLAAAQSGKIIALANKESLVLAGHLIRRACRETGAVVLPVDSEHNALFQSLVGHPGDDVDHLILTASGGPFRDWASEELARATAAQALKHPNWSMGAKISIDSATLMNKGLEVIEACRLYGLPQERVKVLVHPQSIVHSLAAYRDGSFLAQMGQPDMRIAIAYCLCYPVRLPLSIPPLDLAALGALTFREPRHDDFPCLGLARRAVDEGPAHCTALNAANEVAVERFLQGRIGFLDIPRAAAWALDRLAPLDDPDFMTILEIDRATRQAVADFLTDTT
- a CDS encoding phosphatidate cytidylyltransferase; translated protein: MLGASHRTRWITSAVALPLLAGCIWAGGGWMFALALAASLAGLWEFAGLFPGTGFAARAASLALGALMLWLARRHGPGAALAVPLAVFWLEEFARLFGLFKGAPRWFLPAALLYVPGSLLFLPGFGPGETALVIAAVMACDTGAYYAGSLIGGPKIWPSISPRKTWAGSAGGLAACMAVCAAAGALWGAAPAGVYALLGAALAVASQMGDFMESAMKRAAGVKDSGNLLPGHGGLLDRVDGLIPAILVYALARNLTQLP
- a CDS encoding ABC transporter substrate-binding protein, which gives rise to MEKGENSLPRRSARTGEEDAVRAVLSMILAAALWAAPALAAKPVVVGVLYNLTGSQASLDVPGLEGARLAAEAVNSKGGVKGRPLVLEVRDCGTDVERCREAARELAALGVAAVVGLNDSDFALAAGEAVTLAKVPFVTAGATLPTLPRTLGPYFFMACFGDDAQAKALAKFAVRRKGITSMMLTANRDFAFTTVLAGSFVKSFKLLGGDIPAQARYGAAPGGVLGSPVPACLADGACQGAFVAGMPEDAPRTVKALREAGFKGPVFSGDGFDTPLLEQVGEMAKPGVFFSTHVSYDSPRAEVRRFVEAWTRAHGSRPVSGFAALGHDAVALVADALARAGSDEPAQLRRALAQTRAFVGVTGRIGFEEPQEPPLKVVAIERYDGVARVFEAEVQP
- a CDS encoding AtpZ/AtpI family protein — its product is MFFKNRDKGTWEGIEKAAVMGTNFVAHTIVGLVLGYYTDKWFGTSPWGLLGWLLLGVVAGFKTMYHDAMKVSGTQSLKSATKSEDAAKADKDKDGGHGGARDA